One segment of Fundulus heteroclitus isolate FHET01 unplaced genomic scaffold, MU-UCD_Fhet_4.1 scaffold_153, whole genome shotgun sequence DNA contains the following:
- the LOC118558731 gene encoding ladderlectin-like isoform X4 encodes MGDPAGVEIELAAKEAVVDEVDMVKRSNSCPPGWSLIKSRCFRYVAKALSWARAEKNCLSMGANLASVHDLDEYHQVQSVITMATYGSKQTWIGGTNAQETSVWLWSDGSPLHYTNWCHGEPNNGGNSQRCLQINYSGEKCWDDNYCYVQLPSVCAKKI; translated from the exons ATGGGAGATCcagcag GTGTGGAAATTGAACTTGCAGCTAAGGAGGCTGTTGTAGACG AAGTTGACATGGTCAAGAGATCCAATTCTTGTCCTCCTGGCTGGTCTCTGATTAAGAGTCGCTGCTTCCGCTATGTTGCCAAAGCCTTGTCTTGGGCTAGAGCTGAG AAAAACTGTCTGTCCATGGGGGCAAACCTGGCATCAGTTCATGACTTGGACGAGTACCATCAGGTTCAGTCTGTGATAACTATGGCGACTTACGGATCCAAACAAACATGGATTGGAGGCACTAATGCACAGGAG ACGAGCGTATGGTTGTGGAGCGATGGAAGCCCTCTGCACTACACAAACTGGTGTCACGGAGAGCCTAATAATGGGGGAAACAGTCAGCGCTGTTTGCAGATAAactattcag GTGAAAAGTGCTGGGATGACAACTACTGTTATGTCCAACTTCCTTCTGTCTGCGCCAAGAAAATCTGA
- the LOC118558731 gene encoding ladderlectin-like isoform X3 → MGDPAGVEIELAAKEAVVDEEVDMVKRSNSCPPGWSLIKSRCFRYVAKALSWARAEKNCLSMGANLASVHDLDEYHQVQSVITMATYGSKQTWIGGTNAQETSVWLWSDGSPLHYTNWCHGEPNNGGNSQRCLQINYSGEKCWDDNYCYVQLPSVCAKKI, encoded by the exons ATGGGAGATCcagcag GTGTGGAAATTGAACTTGCAGCTAAGGAGGCTGTTGTAGACG AAGAAGTTGACATGGTCAAGAGATCCAATTCTTGTCCTCCTGGCTGGTCTCTGATTAAGAGTCGCTGCTTCCGCTATGTTGCCAAAGCCTTGTCTTGGGCTAGAGCTGAG AAAAACTGTCTGTCCATGGGGGCAAACCTGGCATCAGTTCATGACTTGGACGAGTACCATCAGGTTCAGTCTGTGATAACTATGGCGACTTACGGATCCAAACAAACATGGATTGGAGGCACTAATGCACAGGAG ACGAGCGTATGGTTGTGGAGCGATGGAAGCCCTCTGCACTACACAAACTGGTGTCACGGAGAGCCTAATAATGGGGGAAACAGTCAGCGCTGTTTGCAGATAAactattcag GTGAAAAGTGCTGGGATGACAACTACTGTTATGTCCAACTTCCTTCTGTCTGCGCCAAGAAAATCTGA